CCAGATTTAGCAAGTGATATTGTTGATAATGGTGTAATAATAACAGGTGGTGGAGCATTAATTAGAGGATTAGATACTTATCTATCAGACATAATTAAACTTCCTGTAAAAATAGCTAATGAGCCTTTATTATCAGTAGCATATGGAACAAGCCAAGTTCTTGATGAGCCGGAATTATTAAGACTTATTACAAATAACTAATGCGTAAATTTCTCTTTATTTTTCTATTTGTAATTGCTAGTTTATCTTACCTTTTTGAGGTAGATGAACTATTAGTTAAAAAATTTACTTTTTTTAATGATTTAAAAATTGCATATATAAATAAAGTGATAAATATCTCTACAAGTATTGAAAAGCATTTTAATCAAGCATCTACAATTGACAATCTAAGAGCTGAAAATAACGAACTTAAAGAGTATAAAATTTTATACAATACAACACAAAAACAACTTGATGCAATAAAAGAGTTTTTAGTTCATGTTGATGTAAATGAAATAAAACCAGAAATAGAACTTGTTAAAGTTCTTTCATATATAAACTTCAATGACTTTACAAAAGTTTGGTTAGATAAAGTTCCTCAAGATGAAAAAATCTTAGGATTAATCACAGAAAATAATGCTGCTGGAATTTTAGTAAATAAAAATGGTAGAAGTGTTGGTTTATTAAATGGAAATAAAGATTGTTCATATGCTGTGTTTATTGGTGAAGGTAAAAATCCTGGAATTATAACAGCTGGAAATAATCCGGATGAATTACTAATCAAATTTATCCCTATTTGGTCTGAAATAAATAAAGGTGATGAAGTAATAACTTCAGGAATGGATAATATCTTTTTTGAAGGTTTAAAAGTTGGAAAAATTGTTGAGATTACAAATCTTCCAGATATGAAAATAGCAACCGTAAAACCTTATATAAATGTACTAAAAAAGAAATACTTTTACTCATATAAAAACATAAATAACTCAAAGTTTGAAGAAAAAACTATCGAAGAAAAATCTGAAAAAGAAAAAG
The genomic region above belongs to Arcobacter ellisii and contains:
- the mreC gene encoding rod shape-determining protein MreC — encoded protein: MRKFLFIFLFVIASLSYLFEVDELLVKKFTFFNDLKIAYINKVINISTSIEKHFNQASTIDNLRAENNELKEYKILYNTTQKQLDAIKEFLVHVDVNEIKPEIELVKVLSYINFNDFTKVWLDKVPQDEKILGLITENNAAGILVNKNGRSVGLLNGNKDCSYAVFIGEGKNPGIITAGNNPDELLIKFIPIWSEINKGDEVITSGMDNIFFEGLKVGKIVEITNLPDMKIATVKPYINVLKKKYFYSYKNINNSKFEEKTIEEKSEKEKAN